In Sparus aurata chromosome 3, fSpaAur1.1, whole genome shotgun sequence, the following are encoded in one genomic region:
- the LOC115579432 gene encoding piggyBac transposable element-derived protein 4-like: MTYYHPHQNIAIDERMVKSKARIALRQYMKDKPTKWGYKLFVLANSANGYTWNFFIYEGKSMPIIKGLSYDSVMTLIDCQVLGTGYKLFVDNFFTSPVLFQDLLDKNIWACGTIRQQRVGYPKGKPGGLTPRCPRGTIKGIREGPVVFVQWKDTRDVLFCSTIHSAHGEDTARRRVKGADGQWSFQDIPVPSGINDYSKNMGGVDLSDAMIGYYNVLHKTRKWYRSYSFTSWTFP, encoded by the exons ATGACATACTACCACCCTCACCAAAACATTGCAATAGACGAACGAATGGTAAAATCCAAAGCCCGTATTGCTTTACGGCAATACATGAAGGACAAGCCCACAAAATGGGGCTATAAGCTTTTTGTGCTTGCCAATTCTGCCAATGGCTATACATGGAACTTTTTCATATATGAAGGCAAAAGCATGCCCATCATCAAAGGCCTCAGCTACGACTCAGTCATGACACTAATTGACTGTCAGGTACTTGGGACAGGGTACAAGTTATTTGTAGACAACTTTTTTACAAGCCCTGTCCTGTTCCAAGATTTACTGGACAAGAACATCTGGGCCTGCGGGACCATCCGGCAGCAGCGTGTTGGCTATCCGAAGGGCAAGCCGGGTGGCCTCACTCCACGGTGTCCTCGTGGCACCATCAAAGGGATTCGGGAGGGACCTGTGGTGTTTGTCCAGTGGAAGGACACAAGAGATGTCCTCTTCTGTTCCACAATACACTCCGCCCATGGTGAGGACACTGCCCGAAGGAGGGTGAAGGGGGCAGATGGACAGTGGTCCTTCCAAGACATCCCCGTGCCATCAGGGATCAATGATTATAGCAA AAACATGGGTGGTGTGGACCTTTCAGACGCCATGATCGGCTACTACAATGTCCTCCACAAGACCAGAAAATGGTACCGGTCATATTCCTTCACTTCCTGGACATTTCCATAG